The Brasilonema sennae CENA114 genome includes a region encoding these proteins:
- a CDS encoding HlyD family efflux transporter periplasmic adaptor subunit, whose protein sequence is MKLDHKRVVSGKILETEIKVPVQIVQQNESTPSVVLKQSPLFSRVILWGLMGMTTLVVIWANFAKIDEAVPAQGKLEPQGTVKEIQTPVNGVVKAVYVKDGQKVHRGDVLLRLDPTTARSQLLSLQKNRNTLMQEVQFYRTQLVAKNALSNPQFIERTNLPPEIASLTKNRIALIAENRLYRAQLSENSQNVQLAPEEEARLEFSKAELNSRLADAKLETEKLERQLTQAQIQFSSAKQVKDVSQTILNGIEPLAKQGGISRVQYLKQKQEVSQQQAEMEQLRQEQARLQYAIAQSKEKLLNTMSGAKKDLLTKIADNEKQIATVDRDLNKAIIENQKQITEIDSQISQAQVTLQYQELRAPSDGIVFDLKAKSPGFVASSSQAVLKIVPDEALTAKVFLTNKDIGFVRKGMKVNIRIDSFPFSEFGDIKGELVWIGSDALPPEQVRPYESFPAKIRLDKQFLRVNNQELPLQSGMSISANIKVRNRTVMSIFSDLFTKQVDSLKSVR, encoded by the coding sequence ATGAAACTTGATCACAAGCGTGTTGTCTCTGGAAAAATACTAGAGACTGAGATTAAAGTACCTGTACAAATTGTCCAACAGAACGAATCTACACCATCTGTTGTGCTGAAACAGTCGCCTTTATTCTCACGGGTGATTCTTTGGGGACTGATGGGAATGACAACTTTGGTGGTGATTTGGGCAAATTTTGCCAAAATTGACGAAGCAGTTCCAGCTCAGGGTAAACTTGAACCTCAAGGTACTGTAAAGGAAATACAAACACCTGTGAACGGGGTTGTGAAAGCTGTTTATGTTAAGGATGGGCAAAAGGTACACCGTGGCGATGTACTGTTAAGGCTGGATCCAACAACAGCGCGATCGCAACTGCTTTCTCTACAGAAAAATCGCAACACATTAATGCAGGAAGTTCAATTTTACCGTACCCAACTTGTTGCCAAAAATGCTTTATCAAATCCGCAATTCATTGAGCGAACTAATCTCCCTCCAGAGATAGCTTCTTTGACAAAAAATCGAATAGCGCTGATAGCCGAAAATCGATTGTATCGTGCTCAGTTGAGTGAAAACTCTCAAAATGTTCAGTTAGCGCCAGAGGAAGAAGCTCGTCTAGAATTTAGCAAAGCAGAATTAAACTCTCGACTCGCCGATGCTAAATTGGAAACAGAAAAATTAGAAAGACAGCTTACTCAAGCGCAAATTCAGTTCTCCTCTGCTAAACAAGTTAAGGATGTTAGTCAGACCATTCTTAATGGTATTGAACCACTTGCTAAACAAGGAGGAATTTCTCGCGTACAATACCTCAAGCAAAAACAGGAAGTGAGTCAGCAGCAAGCTGAAATGGAACAGTTAAGGCAGGAGCAAGCGCGTTTACAATATGCGATCGCCCAATCAAAAGAAAAGCTCCTAAATACAATGTCTGGAGCAAAAAAGGATTTACTCACAAAAATTGCTGACAATGAAAAACAAATTGCGACTGTTGATAGAGACTTGAACAAAGCAATCATAGAAAATCAGAAGCAGATTACTGAAATTGACAGTCAGATTAGCCAAGCTCAAGTCACTTTACAATATCAAGAACTGCGTGCTCCATCTGATGGAATTGTTTTCGACCTCAAAGCCAAGTCTCCCGGATTTGTTGCTAGTTCTAGTCAAGCAGTGCTCAAAATTGTCCCTGATGAAGCTCTCACGGCTAAAGTTTTTCTCACCAATAAAGACATTGGTTTTGTGAGAAAAGGAATGAAAGTCAACATTAGAATTGACTCTTTCCCCTTTAGTGAGTTTGGCGATATTAAAGGTGAGTTAGTTTGGATTGGTTCTGATGCCTTGCCACCTGAACAAGTTCGTCCTTATGAGAGTTTCCCTGCTAAAATACGCTTAGATAAACAATTTTTGCGTGTTAACAATCAGGAATTACCTCTGCAATCAGGGATGTCAATCAGTGCAAATATTAAGGTGCGTAATCGTACTGTCATGAGCATTTTCAGCGATTTGTTTACCAAGCAAGTTGATAGCCTCAAGTCTGTAAGGTAA
- a CDS encoding endonuclease/exonuclease/phosphatase family protein, whose translation MSFNMLFANTDFDEIARMVNANSPDIIGLQEVPENGDKSLLEKFASTYPYHAFLPIENTHNVGILSRFPIQEVTALPKPLERAFQATVLVDGKRHLQVIVSHLIPNYPMSDAVRLAQGWYDIRAAQASYIANLVKQRKVPNLMICDCNFTESSETYMLTRKAMHDSFYDVGWGFGHTMTGPFFPVGRIDYIWYTKELQPIEAYVPSGGGSDHLAVIAKLAIR comes from the coding sequence ATGTCGTTTAACATGCTTTTTGCCAATACCGATTTTGATGAAATCGCGAGAATGGTCAACGCGAATTCTCCCGATATCATCGGTTTACAGGAAGTACCGGAGAATGGTGATAAATCTCTTTTAGAAAAATTTGCTTCTACTTATCCTTATCATGCGTTTCTTCCTATTGAGAACACTCACAATGTCGGAATTTTGAGCCGTTTTCCGATTCAGGAAGTTACAGCTTTGCCAAAACCTCTTGAACGCGCATTTCAAGCGACAGTGCTTGTGGATGGTAAGCGACATTTACAGGTAATTGTCTCTCATCTAATACCCAACTATCCTATGAGCGATGCTGTGAGATTAGCTCAAGGTTGGTATGATATTCGCGCAGCACAAGCTTCTTATATTGCCAATCTTGTTAAGCAGCGCAAAGTACCAAATCTTATGATATGCGACTGTAATTTTACTGAGTCATCTGAAACTTATATGCTGACGCGCAAAGCAATGCACGATAGCTTTTATGATGTGGGATGGGGTTTTGGACACACGATGACAGGTCCGTTTTTCCCTGTAGGACGCATTGATTATATTTGGTATACAAAAGAGTTACAGCCTATTGAGGCTTATGTCCCTTCTGGAGGTGGTTCTGACCATCTTGCGGTAATCGCAAAATTGGCGATTAGGTAA
- a CDS encoding transposase, which translates to MSIDEMTGIQATERLEKDLPMRPGKVERREFEYIRHGTQSLIANFDVATGKIIEPTCGDSRTEVDFVLNIRRIIESEPNAKKWHLIMDCLNTHQSESLVRLVAEKEGLNIDLGIKGKRGILKSMKSRAAFLSDKTHRIVFHYTPKHSSWLNQIEIWFSILVRKLLQRASFKSQDDLKTRILEFIDYFNKTMAKPFQWTYKGKVLAV; encoded by the coding sequence ATATCAATTGATGAAATGACGGGTATTCAAGCTACAGAGCGTCTAGAAAAAGATTTACCGATGCGACCTGGTAAAGTTGAAAGAAGGGAGTTTGAGTATATTCGTCACGGTACACAGAGTTTAATTGCTAATTTTGATGTCGCTACTGGTAAGATTATCGAGCCTACTTGTGGAGATTCTCGAACAGAAGTTGATTTTGTTCTCAATATTCGTCGAATCATTGAAAGTGAACCCAATGCTAAAAAATGGCATCTAATCATGGATTGTCTGAATACGCATCAGTCTGAATCGCTGGTTCGTTTGGTTGCAGAAAAAGAAGGTTTGAATATCGATCTGGGTATTAAAGGAAAAAGGGGAATACTCAAATCCATGAAATCCCGTGCTGCTTTTTTAAGTGACAAAACACATCGAATTGTTTTCCATTACACCCCTAAACACTCTTCTTGGCTCAACCAGATTGAAATTTGGTTCAGTATTTTGGTTCGTAAGTTACTTCAGCGTGCTAGCTTCAAGAGTCAGGATGACCTAAAAACCCGAATTCTTGAATTTATCGACTACTTTAATAAAACAATGGCTAAACCTTTTCAGTGGACATATAAGGGTAAAGTGTTAGCTGTCTAA